GTGACGTAGCTGGCGGCGGGGGAGGCGAGCAACGCGACCACTGCGGCGACCTCGCGAGCGTCGCCCGGTCGCCCCACCGGCACGCCGGGCCGGTCCTGGGTGTACGGGTCGACGTCCTCCATGCCGGTCATCGGCGTGGCGATCTCACCCGGGGCGACCGCGTTGACGGTGATCCCCTCGGCGGCCAGCTCCTGTGCCATCACCCGGGTCAGCAGACCCAGCCCACCCTTTGCAGCGCAGTACGCGGCGGAGCCCACCCGGGGCGCGTGCTCGTGCACGCTGGTGATGTTGATGATCCGCCCGCCGGTGCCGGCGGCCCGCATCCGTCGCGCGGCCCGTTGTGCGCACAAAAACGGCGCGTCCAGGTCGACGGCGAGCACCTCGCGCCACTGCTCCCAACCGGTGTCGACGAACGGCGTCGAGGCGCCGGTGCCGGCGTTGTTGACGAGCACCCCGATGCCGTCCAGTCGGTCGGCCAGCTCGTCCACGACCGCCGCCGCCTCCGGTAGCCGGGTCAGGTCCACCTCGGCGACCTCGCAGCGACGACCGGTGGCGCGGACCTCGGTCGCGGTCCGTTCGGCGCCGTCGGGGTCGCCGTACCAGGTGATGCCGATGTCGAAGCCGGCCTCGGCCAGCGCGACCGCGCAGGCCTTGCCGATGCCGGAGTCCGCACCGGTGACCACGGCGATCCTCGGGTAGTTCTCGTATCGCTGGGGCATGTGGTTCGCACTACCCCGAGCGGGCCGACCCAATCGCCACGCCACGTCCCTGGCCGCCGAGGGCGTACCGTCGCCGGATGCGGATCACCCGATTCACGCACGCCTGTGTCCGGGTCGAGCACGGCGGCGGGGTGCTGGTCATCGACCCGGGCACGTGGAGCGAGCCGCGCGCCCTGGTCGGCGCGGACGCCGTCCTGGTCACCCACGAGCACACCGACCACGTGGACGTCCTGCGGCTCGCCGGCCTCGGCGTCCCGGTGTA
This portion of the Micromonospora zamorensis genome encodes:
- a CDS encoding SDR family oxidoreductase; translation: MPQRYENYPRIAVVTGADSGIGKACAVALAEAGFDIGITWYGDPDGAERTATEVRATGRRCEVAEVDLTRLPEAAAVVDELADRLDGIGVLVNNAGTGASTPFVDTGWEQWREVLAVDLDAPFLCAQRAARRMRAAGTGGRIINITSVHEHAPRVGSAAYCAAKGGLGLLTRVMAQELAAEGITVNAVAPGEIATPMTGMEDVDPYTQDRPGVPVGRPGDAREVAAVVALLASPAASYVTGASWPVDGGMLLMGPQANSLTSDDWRSV